One genomic segment of Cervus canadensis isolate Bull #8, Minnesota chromosome 14, ASM1932006v1, whole genome shotgun sequence includes these proteins:
- the HAUS6 gene encoding HAUS augmin-like complex subunit 6 produces MSSAWVTSFEKARLWMYLQALGFEPCLETIACGNTVSHAHFGVNMFDKLNRDAFHIVSYFLFQTLDKSLTKEVFKHCWPPFDQKRDVEFRKLFCEWLKKISAECGSSFPQVVGSLFLFPVGPKFIHIMYHFARFVAVKYIKTHSKNSSIRFTETFNVKPQDLHICLARCLVTRNRFLQVLQREDCVIRKYQENAQLSVKQVRNLRSECMGLQNQINKMEPCDDQSNIQEKIQKVRSLWTSVNETLRFLEKEREIVSSVLSLDNNYTLDGTNIAINIPSLLLDKIEKQVCQLHIGNIYEAGKLNILTVFWLLNEVLKVMKCECCQTDQARLTVDLHFLEKETRFQRERLSDLKHMRYKITEDLKTIRHSIVEKQEEWHKKWKEFLGLSPFSIIKSSTPAVDLLPPMSPLSFDPASEEAYARSILLQYPASLPVTPKQHIQENNCRRASDTLETKSDPANSPASFLLQPVSPLGGDIVTLLAKDTKLITLREKNETVLKKTPEFKVEYSSSSNIAKNTDSSACGRSLPAKKSNPFQKEQDHLVEEVARAVLSNSPQLSEGKEVKLEELVDSLISNPFITRSQIPRTPENLISEIRSSWRKAVETEDNRSTEPIQVDTEHREELPESLPVVHNQKEFSMASFLSAATVSDSSHSHLPEEKVVSGCLECVPQKPVVTTCIGEQTTQDPSDLLNKDIICIQDLDCTTLQNKLLETRQIETFSPAVGNRRNVLGSSEEDNIKILDQSKASYEDFSMHNSMLWSCFQVSSGISSSFKDGDFGILHETLPEVGHISLISPSSTEATFELEPNSPIHSGIFTEDVVGERKTTPESDFNLQATCSGYEALKNSPSKQREEIYLSNPEILERHQPELNLTPQNMQTDDMLNFLGIHDLHIDYTKPSSRMSLGERKRSLSPLIKFSPVEQRLKTTIPCNLGELLPNLTEEEILNKSLDAKVSPSDSTR; encoded by the exons ATGAGCTCGGCCTGGGTCACTTCTTTCGAAAAGGCGCGTCTGTGGATGTACCTGCAGGCGCTCGGCTTCGAGCCTTGTCTGGAGACCATAGCCTGTGGAAATACCGTGTCACACGCGCACTTCGGAGT GAACATGTTTGACAAGCTGAACCGTGATGCCTTTCACatagtttcttattttttgtttcaaacACTTGACAAGTCTCTCACCAAAGAAGTTTTCAA acatTGTTGGCCTCCATTTGATCAAAAACGTGATGTTGAATTCCGAAAACTTTTCTGTGAATGGTTAAAAAAGATTTCT GCCGAATGTGGAAGTAGCTTTCCTCAAGTTGTTGGTTCactatttctatttccagttggtCCTAAGTTTATTCATATAATGTATCACTTTGCAAGATTTGTtgcagtaaaatatataaaaacccaTTCTAAAA ATTCTTCTATACGTTTTACAGAGACATTTAATGTGAAACCACAAGATTTGCACATATGCCTTGCCAGATGCCTTGTAACACGTAATAGATTTTTACaagttttgcaaagagaagatTGTGTTATCCgaaaatatcaagaaaatgcACA ATTGTCAGTTAAACAGGTACGAAATTTGAGATCAGAATGTATGGGACtgcaaaaccaaataaacaa AATGGAACCCTGTGATGACCAAAGTAATATACAAGAGAAAATTCAAAAG GTTCGGTCTTTGTGGACTTCAGTGAATGAAACACTTAGGTTtttggaaaaagagagagaaattgttAGTTCAGTTCTTAGTCTTGATAACAATTATACTTTAGATGGAACTAACATTGCTATCAATATTCCAAGCCTCTTACTTGATAAAATTGAGAAACAAGTGTGTCAG TTGCACATAGGAAATATTTATGAGGCTGGAAAATTGAACATCTTAACAGTTTTTTGGTTATTAAATGAAGTCTTGAAAGTAATGAAATGTGAATGTTGTCAGACTGACCAAGCAAGACTGACAGTAGACCTACACTTCCTTGAAAAAGAGACCAGATTTCAGAGAGAAAGACTGTCAGATCTGAAGCATATGAG GTATAAAATAACAGAAGATCTcaaaactataagacattctattgttgaaaaacaagaagaatggcataaaaagtggaaagagtttCTCGGCCTATCTCCTTTCAGTATAATTAAGAGTTCTACTCCA GCTGTGGATCTTTTACCGCCTATGTCTCCACTTTCGTTTGACCCTGCCTCAGAAGAAGCATATGCGAGGAGCATTCTTTTACAGTATCCTGCTTCACTTCCAG TTACACCTAAGCAACATATCCAGGAAAATAATTGCAGAAGAGCAAGTGATACCCTGGAAACTAAATCTGATCCAGCCAACAG ccCTGCTTCTTTTCTGTTACAGCCGGTTTCACCATTAGGTGGAGACATTGTTACATTACTTGCAAAG GACACGAAGTTGATAACTcttagagagaaaaatgaaacagttctTAAGAAAACACCAGAATTTAAAGTGGAATACTCTTCATCATCAAATATTGCAAAGAATACAGATAGTAGTGCATGTGGAAGGTCTCTGCCAGCTAAAAAAAGCAATCCATTCCAGAAAGAGCAAGATCATCTGGTAGAAGAG gtTGCAAGGGCAGTTTTATCTAATTCACCACAGCTCtctgaaggaaaagaagtaaaattagagGAACTAGTTGACTCTCTAATATCTAACCCATTCATAACAAGGAGTCAAATTCCTCGAACTCCAGAAAACTTGA TAAGTGAAATTCGGAGCTCATGGAGAAAAGCTGTTGAAACAGAAGATAACAGAAGTACAGAACCAATCCAAGTGGATACTGAACATAGAGAAGAATTGCCAGAATCCTTACCTGTGGTGCATAATCAAAAAGAGTTTAGCATGGCCAGTTTCTTGTCAGCAGCCACTGTATCCGATTCTAGTCATTCTCATTTGCCTGAAGAGAAAGTTGTTTCAGGTTGTCTCGAGTGTGTGCCTCAGAAACCTGTGGTGACCACTTGCATAGGTGAACAAACAACACAAGATCCATCAGATTTGTTAAATAAGGATATAATTTGTATACAAGATTTGGACTGTACAACTTTACAGAACAAACTTTTAGAAACTAGACAAATAGAGACATTTTCCCCTGCTGTAGGCAATAGAAGAAATGTGTTAGGTAGCAGTGAAgaagataatattaaaatattagacCAATCGAAAGCTTCTTACGAAGACTTTTCCATGCATAACAGTATGTTATGGAGCTGTTTTCAGGTATCAAGTGGAATTAGTTCCAGTTTTAAAGATGGTGATTTTGGCATATTACATGAAACTCTTCCAGAAGTTGGTCACATAAGTCTTATTAGCCCCAGTAGTACAGAGGCCACTTTTGAACTGGAACCAAACAGTCCTATTCACAGTGGCATTTTCACAGAAGATGTTGTGGGAGAAAGAAAGACTACTCCAGAATCAGACTTCAATTTACAGGCTACTTGCAGTGGATATGAGGCTCTGAAGAATTCTCCGTCCAAGCAAAGGGAGGAAATTTACCTCTCTAATCCTGAAATACTTGAAAGACACCAACCAGAATTGAACCTTACTCCCCAAAACATGCAGACTGATGATATGCTTAATTTTTTGGGCATTCATGATTTGCACATTGACTATACAAAACCATCTTCACGCATGTCCCTTGGTGAAAGAAAACGGTCTCTTTCACCACTAATTAAGTTTTCTCCAGTGGAACAAAGATTGAAGACCACAATACCATGTAACCTTGGAGAACTTCTACCTAATTTAACAG AAGAAGAAATCTTGAATAAGAGCCTTGATGCAAAAGTATCTCCATCTGACTCGACAAGATGA